One region of Acidimicrobiales bacterium genomic DNA includes:
- a CDS encoding response regulator transcription factor yields MLIADDDASFRRVVRVLLEDDPDFEVVGEAADGGEAVQLAEQLQPDSVILDWRMPVMDGDAALAEIKRRCPNTDVIALSTMPWITSGGPAPDAALEKGGDIWTEMLPPLVATLGSDRRARQRARSGD; encoded by the coding sequence GTTCCGGCGGGTGGTCCGCGTCCTGTTGGAGGACGACCCCGACTTCGAGGTGGTGGGGGAGGCCGCCGATGGGGGAGAGGCGGTGCAACTGGCGGAGCAGCTGCAGCCCGACAGCGTGATCCTCGACTGGCGGATGCCGGTCATGGACGGGGATGCCGCCCTGGCCGAGATCAAGCGCCGGTGCCCCAACACCGACGTGATCGCCCTGTCCACCATGCCCTGGATCACCAGCGGCGGTCCGGCTCCGGACGCCGCCCTCGAGAAGGGCGGCGACATCTGGACCGAGATGCTGCCCCCTCTGGTCGCGACCCTCGGTTCCGACCGCCGGGCCCGGCAGCGAGCCCGGTCCGGGGACTGA